One part of the Quercus lobata isolate SW786 chromosome 7, ValleyOak3.0 Primary Assembly, whole genome shotgun sequence genome encodes these proteins:
- the LOC115951653 gene encoding 7-deoxyloganetic acid glucosyltransferase-like, with product MVISFKSVTKPLFRETLAEYSRNSDLGPVTCVIVDGIMYSFANDVAEELGIRVITTRPYGACCLWSFCCISKLIEEGHIPVGAKEDLDQEIKTVPGMEGLLRRRDLPSVCRQPTTDPLLQLFIEESKTMTRASGIILNTFYDLEGPILCHIAPLFPNVYTIGPLNALVKTKIGDDIISQCLSSSSNLLEPNNNCLTWLDSKPLRSVVYVSFGSIARVTHGQLLEFWYGLVNSGASFLWVIRHDMIEGVTGDDMIPMELEEATKERGFVVDWAPQEDVLAHSAVGGFFTHSG from the exons ATGGTCATCTCGTTCAAGTCTGTCACGAAGCCACTTTTCCGCGAGACGCTGGCAGAGTATAGCAGAAACTCTGATCTGGGTCCGGTCACTTGTGTAATAGTGGATGGAATTATGTACTCTTTTGCAAATGATGTCGCCGAGGAGTTGGGGATTCGCGTAATTACCACACGACCATATGGTGCTTGCTGCTTGTGGAGCTTTTGCTGTATTTCGAAGCTAATTGAGGAAGGCCACATTCCAGTTGGAG CAAAAGAAGATTTGGATCAAGAGATTAAGACTGTGCCAGGTATGGAGGGTCTTTTACGACGTCGAGATCTACCATCAGTTTGTAGACAACCAACAACGGATCCTCTCCTACAACTCTTCATTGAGGAGAGCAAGACCATGACTCGAGCTTCAGGGATCATACTCAACACCTTTTATGACCTCGAGGGTCCGATTCTCTGTCACATTGCCCCTCTCTTTCCAAATGTTTACACAATTGGTCCACTCAATGCTCTTGTCAAAACCAAAATTGGGGATGATATCATCTCGCAATGTTTATCCTCCTCTAGTAACTTATTGGAACCGAACAATAATTGCCTGACGTGGTTAGATTCCAAGCCATTAAGATCAGTTGTTTATGTTAGTTTCGGAAGCATAGCAAGGGTGACACATGGTCAATTGTTGGAGTTTTGGTATGGTCTAGTCAACAGTGGCGCGTCATTTTTATGGGTGATACGGCATGATATGATTGAAGGTGTGACAGGGGATGATATGATCCCGATGGAGCTTGAGGAGGCCACAAAAGAAAGGGGATTTGTTGTGGATTGGGCTCCACAAGAAGATGTTCTAGCCCACTCAGCAGTGGGTGGGTTTTTCACCCACAGTGGttaa
- the LOC115953902 gene encoding cytochrome P450 81Q32-like, giving the protein MEHIVIFSFFSLLFLLAVAFKFLLQTRTKHKQLPPSPPSLLILGHLHLIKKPLHRTFQHLSQKYGNIFSLRFGSQLVVIVSSPSAVEECFTKNDIVLANRPRFLAGKLLSYNYTTMASASYGDHWRNLRRISALEIFSANRLNMFLGIREDEVKHLIRELSRNSCQGFAKVELKSMFSELTFNIIMRMVAGKRYYGYGEDVKVDDEEARQFREIMREVFKYGGASNPGEFVPLLRWIDHGGLEKSLTRLAKRTDSFWQALIDEKRSKEEQKGNTMIDHLLSLQKSQPEYYTDQIIKGLIMVLILAGTDTSSATLEWAMSNLLNHPDVLKKVTIELDNQIGEDKLINESNISKLSYLQSVILETLRLYPTAPLLLPHLSSDDCTIQGYDVPRNTILLINAWAIHRDSNVWDDATSFKPKRFETNKANAYKLMPFGLGRRSCPGAGLAQRTMSLTLGSLIQCFEWKRQGEKAIDMAESNGTTMPKAIALEANFKVRPVMNKVLSKFVNNV; this is encoded by the exons atggAACACATTGTAATCTTCTCATTCTTCTCTTTACTTTTCCTCCTTGCAGTGGCTTTCAAGTTCTTGCTCCAAACaagaacaaaacacaaacagCTCCCACCAAGCCCACCTTCTTTGCTAATTCTAGGTCATCTTCATCTCATTAAGAAACCTCTCCATCGTACTTTTCAACACCTTTCACAAAAATATGGCAACATCTTCTCCCTTCGATTCGGGTCCCAACTCGTAGTCATTGTATCATCCCCATCCGCTGTTGAAGAATGCTTTACCAAGAACGACATTGTTTTAGCCAACCGTCCTCGGTTTCTAGCGGGAAAGCTTCTAAGCTACAACTACACAACCATGGCATCAGCCTCTTATGGAGACCATTGGCGCAACCTTCGCCGCATCAGTGCCTTAGAAATATTCTCAGCTAACCGCCTCAATATGTTCTTAGGCATTCGAGAGGATGAGGTCAAGCACTTGATACGAGAACTATCACGCAACTCGTGCCAGGGTTTTGCTAAGGTAGAGTTGAAATCGATGTTCTCAGAGCTGACATTTAACATAATAATGAGAATGGTGGCAGGGAAGAGGTACTATGGGTACGGTGAGGACGTGAAGGTGGACGACGAAGAAGCGAGGCAGTTTAGGGAGATAATGCGGGAGGTTTTCAAGTATGGAGGAGCGTCGAATCCAGGAGAGTTTGTGCCATTGTTGCGTTGGATTGATCATGGGGGTTTGGAGAAGAGTTTGACGAGACTTGCCAAGAGGACAGACTCATTCTGGCAAGCTCTTATTGATGAGAAGAGGAGCAAGGAGGAGCAGAAGGGAAACACTATGATTGATCATCTGCTTTCTTTGCAAAAATCACAGCCAGAATATTACACGGACCAAATTATCAAAGGGCTGATAATG GTTTTGATACTTGCAGGGACTGACACATCATCAGCGACATTAGAATGGGCAATGTCCAATCTTCTCAACCATCCAGATGTATTGAAGAAGGTTACAATTGAATTAGACAACCAAATTGGAGAAGACAAATTGATCAATGAATCGAACATCTCTAAATTATCCTATCTTCAAAGTGTTATCTTAGAGACCCTTCGATTGTATCCAACAGCCCCATTGCTCCTACCTCACTTGTCTTCAGATGATTGTACCATCCAAGGATATGATGTACCGCGTAACACAATCTTATTGATTAATGCATGGGCCATTCATAGAGACTCCAATGTGTGGGATGATGCAACTAGTTTTAAGCCTAAAAGGTTTGAAACTAATAAGGCTAACGCATACAAGTTAATGCCGTTTGGATTAGGGAGGAGATCTTGTCCTGGGGCAGGCCTTGCACAACGAACTATGAGTTTAACTTTGGGGTCATTGATTCAATGCTTTGAGTGGAAGAGGCAAGGTGAGAAAGCGATTGACATGGCCGAAAGTAACGGGACAACTATGCCCAAAGCCATAGCATTGGAGGCCAACTTTAAAGTGCGCCCCGTTATGAATAAGGTTCTTTCTAAGTTTGTAAATAATGTTTAA